A single Sphingomonas kaistensis DNA region contains:
- a CDS encoding N-acetylmuramoyl-L-alanine amidase has product MRRFTLPVVLLLLALAAVLVLAVAWARQGAAGSDELGFAVAGEAREGGLSLALAPAVADVAITEARTPGRPLVVIDPGHGGKDGGAPGASGQAREKDVTLLIARELRAELARRGRVRVALTRDGDVYLTLDQRAAIARRLGAALFVAVHADSAPNPSARGATAYSLSEVASDADAALLAERQNGEGAVASAPDASVRALLSDLATRDEMDASADFALRIVREGRGTVLLRPEPHRFASFRVLRRSGAPAVLFEAGYMSNPQDEATLLNPVKRGQIVTALARAIEAQAAVGR; this is encoded by the coding sequence ATGCGCCGCTTTACCCTACCCGTTGTTCTGCTTCTGCTGGCCCTCGCCGCGGTGCTGGTGCTGGCCGTCGCCTGGGCGCGGCAGGGCGCGGCAGGCAGCGACGAGCTCGGGTTCGCGGTGGCCGGCGAAGCGCGCGAAGGCGGGCTCAGCCTTGCGTTGGCGCCAGCGGTCGCAGACGTCGCCATCACTGAAGCGCGGACCCCCGGCCGTCCCCTGGTGGTGATCGATCCCGGCCACGGCGGCAAGGATGGCGGGGCGCCGGGGGCCAGCGGGCAGGCACGCGAGAAAGATGTTACCCTGCTCATCGCGCGCGAGCTTCGCGCGGAACTGGCACGGCGCGGCCGGGTGCGTGTCGCTCTGACCCGCGATGGTGACGTCTATCTCACGCTCGACCAGCGCGCCGCCATCGCCCGCAGGCTGGGGGCCGCGCTGTTTGTCGCCGTCCACGCCGACAGCGCGCCCAATCCGAGCGCGCGCGGCGCCACGGCTTATTCACTGTCCGAGGTCGCCAGCGATGCCGACGCGGCGCTGCTCGCCGAGCGGCAGAACGGGGAGGGCGCGGTCGCAAGCGCGCCCGATGCGTCGGTGCGCGCGCTTTTGTCCGACCTTGCCACTCGCGACGAAATGGACGCCAGCGCCGATTTCGCGCTGCGCATCGTTCGCGAAGGACGCGGTACCGTTCTGCTCCGCCCCGAGCCGCACCGTTTCGCAAGCTTTCGCGTGCTTCGTCGATCGGGCGCACCGGCGGTGCTGTTCGAGGCGGGCTACATGAGCAACCCGCAGGACGAGGCGACCCTGCTCAATCCCGTGAAGCGCGGCCAGATCGTGACCGCGCTTGCGCGGGCAATCGAAGCGCAGGCTGCGGTGGGCCGCTGA
- a CDS encoding NAD-dependent epimerase/dehydratase family protein, with amino-acid sequence MKLALIGATGLIGRQLWPLLERQHDLLVLGRRPSGAAREKLGSMDRWLALLAGETLDVALSTLGSTRKAAGSWAAFEAVDRHAVLAFARAARDRGARHFLLVSSSGADAGSRNAYLRLKGKVESAIAALGFERVDILRPGLLMGARSEKRTAEALGQVIAPVLRLVLRGPLDRYAPIDAGLLAKAMAELAERNEPGVFRHHNREIRALTRQ; translated from the coding sequence ATGAAACTCGCGCTGATCGGCGCGACCGGACTGATCGGCCGCCAATTGTGGCCGCTGCTGGAGCGGCAGCACGACCTGCTGGTGCTCGGGCGCCGACCGAGCGGTGCGGCGCGGGAAAAGCTCGGCAGCATGGACCGATGGCTCGCGCTGCTTGCCGGCGAGACGCTCGACGTCGCGCTGTCGACACTTGGGAGCACCCGCAAGGCGGCGGGAAGTTGGGCCGCGTTCGAAGCGGTCGACCGGCACGCGGTGCTGGCCTTCGCCAGGGCGGCGCGCGACCGCGGTGCGCGGCATTTTCTGCTGGTGTCTTCGTCGGGTGCCGACGCGGGCAGCCGCAACGCTTATCTGCGGCTCAAGGGTAAGGTGGAGAGCGCGATTGCAGCGCTTGGTTTCGAGCGGGTGGATATTCTGCGGCCGGGCCTGCTGATGGGAGCACGGAGCGAGAAACGGACTGCCGAAGCCCTCGGCCAGGTAATCGCGCCGGTCCTCCGCCTCGTCCTGCGCGGCCCGCTCGATCGTTATGCGCCGATCGATGCCGGCTTATTGGCGAAAGCGATGGCGGAACTGGCCGAGCGCAACGAGCCGGGCGTTTTCCGTCACCACAATCGCGAGATACGCGCTCTCACGCGGCAATAG
- a CDS encoding PBP1A family penicillin-binding protein, with the protein MDAVATSPSPAWMSRHFSAADRVRATWRGNRLLRWLGLALLGGYFLFVAVWIFFAAGLPSSEKLLAYQPPLPSNIRGVDGQPVGTFARERRVELNYGEYPPMVIQAFLSAEDKTFFSHGGIDYPGLVGAVGDFALKSATGGARARGGSTITQQVAKALLQDDEYAVSRKIREAILAFRLENTLTKEQILELYLNQIFLGRNAYGVQAASRAYFDKDVADLTLSEAAYLAILPKAPSNYDPVRQTQRALDRRNYVLREMVNNGFVSQAQASEAGAAPLGTIRLGTNAKFREVGGYFTEEVRRELLRRYGEDATDSANSVYAGGLWVRTSMNPVMQDAAAEALREGLAKFDGGRGWRDTGLSIDTDGDWRGRLDRAPLGTGFPDWRKAVVLDKGTSSASIGFTDGSTGTLAAGNATMPRRGGGGTAFSNLKDGMIIIVKQIAGNQYAIRSIPEVGGGFVAEEVRTGRVLAMQGGFDSIGASYNRATQAQRQPGSTFKPIVYYSALANGMTPATLIDDAPFCVWQGAGLGNKCFRNFDGDYAGPKTMRWGVEQSRNLMTVRAASQTGMAKVTDTAKRLGVGDYPNYLSIALGAGDTTVLKLTNAYAILANHGRAVTPTLIDFVQDRDGKVIFRTDTRCQIMEGRCNAPDWDGGAMPRPPSRSRQLLEPQAAFQMVHILTGVVERGTATVLRDLNRPLFGKTGTTSGPTNVWFVGGTPDVVAGTYIGYDQPRSLGGAAQGGRIAAPIFKQWAEASFKDVPPTPFVAPRGIRMVRIDRVTGRRVFGTFPVREDPKSAVIWEAFQPESEPRRTLRRAGEEQELAAAAAKAAPTRRRPPPRPRPEATRPAEPATPPEDFLARQGGIY; encoded by the coding sequence ATGGACGCCGTCGCGACCTCTCCTTCACCGGCCTGGATGAGCCGTCACTTCAGTGCCGCCGACCGGGTCCGCGCGACCTGGCGCGGGAATCGCCTGCTGCGCTGGCTCGGGCTCGCGCTGCTTGGCGGCTACTTCCTGTTCGTCGCCGTCTGGATCTTCTTTGCCGCGGGGCTGCCGTCGAGCGAGAAACTGCTCGCCTATCAGCCGCCGCTGCCGAGCAATATCCGCGGGGTCGACGGCCAGCCGGTCGGCACGTTCGCGCGCGAGCGGCGGGTCGAGCTCAACTACGGCGAATATCCACCAATGGTCATCCAGGCGTTCCTGTCGGCGGAGGACAAGACTTTCTTCAGCCACGGTGGCATCGACTATCCCGGCCTGGTCGGCGCGGTTGGCGACTTCGCGCTGAAAAGCGCCACCGGAGGCGCGCGCGCCCGCGGCGGATCGACCATCACCCAGCAGGTGGCCAAGGCGCTGCTGCAGGACGACGAATATGCCGTCAGTCGCAAGATCCGCGAAGCGATCCTCGCCTTCCGGCTCGAAAATACGCTGACCAAAGAGCAGATCCTCGAGCTGTATCTCAACCAGATCTTCCTCGGCCGGAACGCTTATGGCGTGCAGGCGGCCTCGCGCGCCTATTTCGACAAGGACGTCGCCGACCTGACGCTATCCGAAGCGGCCTATCTCGCGATCCTGCCCAAGGCTCCGAGCAACTACGATCCCGTCCGCCAGACCCAGCGTGCGCTCGACCGCCGCAATTACGTCCTGCGCGAGATGGTCAACAATGGCTTCGTCAGCCAGGCGCAGGCGAGCGAAGCGGGCGCGGCGCCGCTGGGCACCATCCGCCTCGGCACCAACGCCAAGTTCCGTGAAGTCGGCGGCTATTTCACCGAGGAAGTGCGCCGCGAGCTCCTCCGCCGTTATGGCGAGGACGCGACCGACAGCGCCAACAGCGTTTATGCCGGCGGCCTGTGGGTCCGCACCTCGATGAACCCGGTGATGCAGGACGCCGCCGCCGAAGCGTTGCGCGAGGGCCTGGCCAAATTCGACGGTGGACGCGGGTGGCGCGACACCGGGCTCAGCATCGACACCGACGGCGACTGGCGCGGCCGGCTCGACCGCGCGCCGCTCGGCACCGGCTTTCCCGATTGGCGCAAGGCGGTGGTGCTGGACAAGGGCACATCGAGTGCCAGCATCGGCTTCACCGACGGATCGACCGGCACGCTGGCCGCGGGCAATGCCACCATGCCGCGCCGGGGCGGGGGAGGGACCGCCTTCTCCAATCTCAAAGACGGCATGATCATCATCGTCAAGCAGATCGCCGGCAACCAATATGCGATCCGCTCGATCCCCGAGGTCGGCGGCGGGTTCGTCGCCGAAGAAGTCCGCACCGGCCGGGTGCTGGCGATGCAGGGCGGCTTCGATTCGATCGGCGCCAGCTACAATCGCGCCACGCAGGCGCAGCGCCAGCCGGGCTCCACCTTCAAGCCGATCGTTTATTATTCGGCGCTTGCCAACGGCATGACGCCGGCGACGCTGATCGACGACGCGCCCTTCTGCGTGTGGCAGGGCGCCGGGCTCGGCAACAAGTGCTTCCGCAATTTCGATGGCGATTATGCTGGTCCCAAGACCATGCGCTGGGGCGTGGAGCAATCGCGCAACCTGATGACGGTGCGGGCAGCCTCGCAGACCGGCATGGCCAAGGTCACCGACACCGCCAAGCGGCTCGGGGTCGGCGATTACCCCAATTATCTGTCGATCGCGCTGGGCGCTGGCGACACCACGGTGCTCAAGCTGACCAACGCGTACGCGATCCTCGCCAATCACGGCCGGGCGGTCACGCCCACGCTGATCGATTTCGTCCAGGACCGCGACGGCAAGGTGATCTTCCGTACCGACACTCGCTGTCAGATCATGGAAGGGCGTTGCAATGCGCCCGACTGGGACGGCGGCGCCATGCCGCGCCCGCCGAGCCGCTCGCGCCAGCTGCTCGAGCCGCAGGCCGCATTCCAGATGGTCCACATCCTGACCGGCGTGGTCGAGCGTGGCACCGCCACCGTGCTGCGCGACCTCAATCGTCCTTTGTTCGGCAAGACCGGCACCACCAGTGGTCCGACCAACGTGTGGTTCGTCGGCGGTACGCCCGACGTCGTCGCCGGGACCTATATCGGCTACGATCAGCCGCGCTCCTTGGGTGGCGCGGCGCAGGGCGGGCGGATTGCCGCCCCGATCTTCAAGCAATGGGCCGAGGCTTCCTTCAAGGACGTGCCGCCGACCCCGTTCGTCGCGCCGCGCGGCATTCGCATGGTCCGCATCGACCGTGTCACAGGCCGCCGCGTGTTCGGCACCTTCCCGGTGCGTGAGGATCCCAAGTCGGCGGTAATCTGGGAAGCTTTCCAGCCCGAAAGCGAACCGCGCCGCACTTTGCGCCGCGCGGGCGAGGAGCAGGAACTGGCCGCCGCCGCCGCCAAGGCCGCGCCGACCCGCCGCCGCCCGCCGCCGCGCCCGCGTCCGGAAGCGACCCGCCCGGCCGAACCGGCCACCCCGCCAGAGGACTTCTTGGCAAGGCAGGGCGGAATCTACTAG
- a CDS encoding class I SAM-dependent methyltransferase — MRRGGTLAIGWLALALAACRAEGDPADSFPPAGRDVAPIVSDAFSTEDVRDRVGEFEAVVAAAQVQPGMSVADIGAGEGYYTVRLSPLVGAKGRVLAQDIVPETRDRLADRVQREGLDNVTVRLGEPADPKLPPGGLDRIFMVHMYHEVTDPYAFLWHLVGGLKPGGEVIVVDADRPVKRHGIPPARLRCELAALNLRLERFHRLPGGDSFFAAFRAAGPRPEPGAIKPCSEQL, encoded by the coding sequence ATGCGGCGAGGGGGCACGCTCGCGATCGGTTGGCTGGCGCTGGCGCTCGCCGCCTGCCGTGCCGAGGGCGACCCCGCCGACAGCTTTCCGCCCGCCGGGCGCGACGTGGCGCCGATCGTGTCGGACGCTTTCTCGACCGAGGATGTGCGCGACCGCGTCGGCGAATTCGAGGCGGTGGTCGCCGCCGCGCAGGTCCAGCCCGGCATGTCGGTCGCCGATATCGGGGCCGGCGAAGGCTATTACACCGTCCGCCTGTCGCCGCTGGTCGGGGCCAAGGGCCGCGTTCTGGCGCAGGACATCGTCCCCGAAACCCGCGACCGCCTTGCCGACCGCGTCCAGCGCGAAGGCCTCGACAACGTCACCGTGCGGCTGGGCGAGCCGGCCGATCCCAAGCTTCCGCCCGGCGGGCTCGACCGCATCTTCATGGTCCACATGTATCATGAGGTGACCGACCCCTATGCCTTCCTCTGGCACCTGGTCGGCGGGTTGAAGCCCGGCGGCGAGGTGATCGTGGTCGACGCCGATCGCCCGGTAAAACGCCACGGCATTCCCCCCGCGCGCCTGCGCTGCGAGCTGGCGGCGCTCAACCTTCGGCTCGAGCGATTCCACCGACTGCCGGGAGGTGACAGCTTCTTCGCGGCCTTCCGCGCGGCCGGACCGCGCCCCGAGCCCGGCGCAATCAAGCCGTGCAGCGAACAGCTGTGA
- the prfB gene encoding peptide chain release factor 2 — translation MRAEAQAHIDQVNAATALLRRFLDWDRALRRLEELNQRVEDPTLWDDPKAAQEVMRERRRLDEAITATRKIETELTDTVELIEMAEAEGDAGLVDDGVAALEDLAERAEKDKVAALLAGEADANNSYVEVNSGAGGTESQDWAGMLQRMYSRWAERHGMKVELVDFHSGEQAGIKSATLLVKGENAYGNLKVESGVHRLVRISPYDSSARRHTSFASVWVYPEVDDDIDIEVNESDLRIDTYRASGAGGQHINTTDSAVRITHIPTNIVVQCQNQRSQHKNKAEAMKQLKARLYEAELQKREAEANATAAAKTDIGWGHQIRSYVLQPYQLVKDLRTGMTSTAPSDVLDGDLDRFMAAALSQRVTGEKVDVEDVD, via the coding sequence ATGCGCGCCGAAGCGCAGGCCCATATCGACCAGGTCAATGCCGCCACCGCCCTCCTGCGCCGCTTCCTCGACTGGGACCGGGCGTTGAGAAGGCTGGAGGAGCTCAATCAGCGGGTCGAGGACCCGACCTTGTGGGACGATCCCAAGGCCGCGCAGGAAGTGATGCGCGAACGCCGCCGGCTGGACGAGGCGATCACCGCCACCCGCAAGATCGAGACCGAGCTCACCGACACGGTCGAACTGATCGAGATGGCCGAGGCCGAGGGCGATGCGGGGCTGGTCGACGACGGCGTCGCCGCGCTGGAAGACCTCGCCGAGCGCGCCGAAAAGGACAAGGTCGCCGCGCTGCTGGCGGGCGAGGCCGATGCCAACAACAGTTATGTCGAGGTCAATTCGGGCGCCGGCGGGACCGAAAGCCAGGATTGGGCCGGCATGCTTCAGCGCATGTATTCGCGCTGGGCCGAACGCCATGGCATGAAAGTCGAACTCGTCGATTTCCATTCGGGCGAGCAGGCCGGGATCAAGTCGGCGACACTGCTGGTCAAGGGCGAGAATGCGTACGGCAATCTGAAGGTCGAAAGCGGGGTCCACCGGCTGGTCCGGATCAGCCCCTACGACAGCTCGGCTCGCCGCCACACCAGCTTTGCCTCGGTCTGGGTCTACCCGGAAGTCGACGACGACATCGACATCGAGGTCAACGAAAGCGATCTTCGAATCGACACCTACCGGGCGTCGGGCGCGGGCGGGCAGCACATCAACACCACCGACAGCGCGGTCCGGATCACGCATATCCCGACCAACATCGTGGTGCAGTGCCAGAACCAGCGCTCGCAGCACAAGAACAAGGCCGAGGCGATGAAGCAGCTCAAGGCCCGGCTGTACGAAGCCGAGCTGCAGAAGCGCGAGGCCGAGGCCAATGCCACGGCGGCGGCCAAGACCGATATCGGCTGGGGCCACCAGATCCGCTCCTACGTCCTGCAGCCCTATCAGCTGGTCAAGGACCTGCGCACCGGCATGACCTCGACCGCGCCGAGCGACGTGCTCGACGGCGATCTCGATCGCTTCATGGCTGCGGCATTGTCGCAGCGGGTGACCGGCGAAAAGGTCGACGTGGAAGACGTCGACTAG
- a CDS encoding ribonuclease E/G, translating to MTTRMLIDARHPEETRVAVVQGNRIEEFDFESAEHKQLKGNIYLAKVTRVEPSLQAAFIDYGGNRHGFLAFSEIHPDYYQIPKSDREALLREEAEHAAEEERLRAEAEDHDEDEDGPLDPHHEDDGQDDRPEEPEGEEGDDNQGDPEDGERAPLDGRRNRKDEAADEVRRKRLNLRRRYKIQDVIQRRQVLLVQVVKEERGNKGAALTTYLSLAGRYCVLMPNTSHGGGISRKISNGSDRKRLKSIIADLKLPGTMGLIVRTAGLERTKVEIKRDFDYLARLWDEVRENTLSSSAPALIYRDSDLVKRAIRDLYHRDIDDVLVEGEDGYRAARSYMKLLMPSHVKKVQPHSEATPLFQRYGVEDQLGAMYQPLVQLKSGGYIVINPTEALVSIDINSGRSTREHNIEQTAFATNMEATQEIARQLRLRDMAGLVVIDFIDMEQNNHVRKVEKAMKEALKNDRARIQVGRISSFGLMEMSRQRLRTGVLEASTKACPHCDGTGLMRTASSAGLSALRMIEDEAARGRGDRVCLRAGAEAAIYVLNKKRAELADIEARYGVSVEVLVDHSFEGARMAVESSGPRPVAPVRQAAPLPTYVDDEPEIDEEELAEEFAEDEIEERESHGERGSRDEEGEGGRRRRRRRRGGRNRRRDGEEGGEVERAEGHDEEEAEQQPVEAEAGEAPEGEHDNGGEEGRKRRGRRGGRRRGGRGRDREEGERQDGSTENGDENLAPEPGEAPMVEPVPSEDAAPVTVEAAPEPQPEPEAEPVAEEKPKARRRPRARKADAVVAEAADTAPTVEAPAEEAPAAEEKPKPKRRSRAKKVEAPAETAPEPTPEPAPEATSAEPAPVADAAPAEDAPAQPARKGWWSRTFG from the coding sequence ATGACCACGCGCATGCTGATCGACGCGCGCCACCCGGAAGAGACCCGGGTCGCCGTCGTCCAGGGGAACCGGATCGAGGAGTTTGACTTCGAATCCGCCGAGCACAAGCAGCTCAAAGGTAATATCTATCTTGCCAAGGTGACGCGGGTTGAACCCTCGCTCCAGGCGGCGTTCATCGATTACGGCGGAAACCGCCACGGCTTCCTCGCCTTCAGCGAAATCCATCCCGATTATTATCAAATCCCCAAGTCCGATCGCGAAGCCCTGCTGCGCGAAGAAGCCGAACATGCCGCCGAGGAAGAACGGCTGCGTGCCGAAGCCGAGGATCATGACGAGGACGAGGACGGCCCGCTCGACCCGCATCACGAGGATGACGGTCAGGACGATCGCCCCGAGGAGCCCGAGGGCGAAGAAGGCGACGACAACCAGGGCGATCCCGAGGATGGCGAGCGCGCGCCGCTTGACGGCCGCCGCAATCGCAAGGACGAGGCTGCCGACGAGGTCCGCCGCAAGCGCCTGAACCTGCGCCGCCGCTACAAGATTCAGGACGTCATTCAGCGCCGCCAGGTGCTGCTGGTCCAGGTCGTAAAGGAAGAGCGCGGCAACAAGGGCGCGGCGCTGACGACGTACCTCAGCCTCGCCGGCCGTTATTGCGTGCTGATGCCCAACACGTCGCATGGCGGTGGCATCAGCCGGAAGATTTCCAACGGCTCGGACCGCAAGCGGCTGAAGTCGATCATCGCCGACCTGAAGCTTCCCGGCACGATGGGCCTGATCGTCCGGACCGCGGGGCTCGAGCGGACCAAGGTCGAGATCAAGCGCGACTTCGATTATCTCGCCCGGCTGTGGGACGAGGTGCGCGAGAACACGCTGTCCTCCTCCGCCCCGGCCCTGATCTATCGCGACAGCGACCTGGTGAAGCGGGCGATCCGCGACCTGTATCACCGCGACATCGACGATGTGCTGGTCGAGGGCGAGGACGGCTACCGCGCGGCGCGCAGCTACATGAAGCTGCTGATGCCGAGCCACGTCAAGAAAGTGCAACCGCACAGCGAGGCGACGCCCCTGTTCCAGCGCTACGGCGTCGAGGACCAGCTCGGCGCCATGTATCAACCGCTCGTCCAGCTTAAGAGCGGCGGTTATATCGTCATCAATCCGACCGAGGCGTTGGTGTCGATCGACATCAACTCAGGGAGGTCGACCCGCGAGCATAATATCGAGCAGACCGCGTTCGCGACCAACATGGAAGCGACACAGGAAATCGCCCGCCAGCTGCGCCTGCGCGACATGGCCGGCCTCGTCGTCATCGACTTCATCGACATGGAACAGAACAACCATGTCCGGAAGGTCGAGAAGGCGATGAAGGAAGCGCTCAAGAACGATCGCGCCCGCATCCAGGTCGGGCGCATCTCGAGCTTCGGCCTGATGGAAATGAGCCGCCAGCGCCTGCGCACCGGCGTGCTCGAAGCCTCCACCAAGGCGTGCCCGCATTGCGACGGCACCGGGCTGATGCGCACCGCTTCGTCAGCGGGCCTCAGCGCGCTCAGGATGATCGAGGACGAAGCGGCCCGTGGCCGCGGCGACCGGGTGTGCCTGCGCGCCGGTGCGGAAGCCGCCATCTATGTCCTGAACAAGAAGCGCGCCGAACTGGCCGATATCGAGGCGCGCTACGGCGTCTCGGTCGAAGTGCTGGTCGATCACAGCTTCGAAGGCGCCCGCATGGCGGTGGAAAGCAGCGGGCCGCGCCCAGTCGCGCCGGTTCGCCAGGCCGCGCCGCTTCCGACCTATGTCGATGACGAACCCGAGATCGACGAGGAAGAACTCGCCGAAGAGTTCGCCGAAGACGAGATCGAGGAACGCGAGAGCCACGGCGAGCGCGGTTCGCGTGACGAGGAAGGTGAAGGCGGCCGTCGTCGCCGTCGTCGCCGCCGGGGTGGCCGCAACCGCCGCCGCGATGGCGAGGAAGGTGGCGAAGTCGAGCGGGCCGAGGGTCACGACGAGGAGGAGGCCGAGCAGCAGCCGGTCGAAGCCGAGGCTGGCGAAGCGCCCGAGGGCGAGCACGACAATGGCGGCGAGGAAGGCCGCAAGCGTCGCGGTCGCCGTGGTGGCCGCCGCCGGGGTGGTCGTGGGCGTGATCGCGAGGAAGGCGAGCGTCAGGACGGCAGCACCGAGAATGGCGACGAGAACCTCGCCCCCGAGCCCGGTGAGGCCCCGATGGTCGAGCCGGTGCCGAGCGAGGATGCCGCGCCGGTGACGGTGGAAGCCGCGCCCGAACCGCAGCCCGAGCCTGAGGCCGAACCGGTCGCCGAAGAGAAGCCCAAGGCCCGTCGCCGCCCGCGTGCCCGCAAGGCCGATGCGGTCGTCGCCGAGGCCGCCGACACCGCTCCGACGGTCGAAGCGCCGGCCGAGGAAGCGCCCGCCGCCGAAGAGAAGCCCAAGCCCAAGCGCCGCTCGCGCGCCAAGAAGGTCGAAGCTCCGGCCGAAACCGCGCCCGAGCCGACGCCCGAGCCCGCGCCTGAAGCGACAAGCGCCGAACCCGCGCCGGTTGCCGACGCCGCACCGGCTGAAGACGCCCCGGCGCAGCCCGCCCGCAAGGGCTGGTGGTCGCGCACCTTCGGCTAA
- a CDS encoding tRNA-binding protein, with product MTLAFQDFQAVEIHAGTITAAEPFPEARKPAFKLTIDFGPAIGTRRSSAQITALYNPDDLVGRQVIAVTNLAPRQIGPFMSEVLVLGLSDAEGRISLLAPDHPVPNGARMH from the coding sequence GTGACGCTCGCCTTTCAGGATTTCCAGGCGGTCGAGATCCATGCCGGCACCATCACCGCCGCCGAGCCTTTTCCCGAAGCGCGCAAGCCCGCCTTCAAGCTCACCATCGATTTCGGCCCCGCCATCGGCACCCGCCGCAGCTCGGCCCAGATCACCGCACTCTACAACCCCGACGACCTCGTCGGCCGCCAGGTGATCGCCGTCACCAACCTCGCCCCGCGCCAGATCGGTCCGTTCATGAGCGAAGTGCTGGTGCTGGGCCTCAGCGACGCGGAAGGCCGGATCAGCCTGCTTGCCCCCGATCATCCGGTCCCGAACGGCGCGCGGATGCACTGA
- the sppA gene encoding signal peptide peptidase SppA produces MRVAKAIWGLLVGIKDALVLLFMFIFFAGLYALLSARPAPTVKDGVLVMNLRSGVTEQPAEQDAFALAGGSSAPAPLALRDVLEALRKAKDDSRVKAVALDLDGFSGGQTVVAELGEGLDEVRRSGKPVLAYATGYEDRGYQLAAHASEIWVNPMGGVQLRGPGGNNLYFAGLLEKLGVTANVFKVGKFKSAVEPFTRSDMSPEARENAQALASAQFETWRDDIRKARPKANVHASLRQPVQLVQAAGGDFAVASQRAGLVDKVADRRAFDARLAELGGADEKLAGGYKRIRLDRYIAAEVSGKRGTGPIGVVTVAGNIVDGKAPLGTAGGDSIAESIEKGLRDDKIKAIVVRIDSPGGSALASERIRQALLAAREKKIPVVASMGNVAASGGYWVATAAQHIVAEPSTITGSIGVFGILPSFQGSLSKLGINADGVATTPLSGQPDLFKGISPEAGQLIQLGVESTYGKFLSIVGKARGKTPQQIDAIGQGRVWSGGQARQIGLIDQFGGMEEAVAKAAELAGLDADNRGLTYLERKPSWRSELAGLLRDDNDEASETDAFASLRTDPEALAASVLQQAELLLSGPTIQARCLECAPVEVRPAAATPPAGWLARLFALLS; encoded by the coding sequence ATGCGCGTGGCAAAGGCGATCTGGGGCCTGTTGGTCGGGATCAAGGACGCTCTCGTCCTGCTCTTCATGTTCATCTTCTTCGCCGGCCTGTACGCGCTTCTGTCCGCGCGGCCGGCGCCGACCGTCAAGGACGGCGTGCTGGTCATGAACCTGCGCTCGGGCGTCACCGAACAGCCGGCCGAGCAGGACGCCTTCGCGCTTGCCGGCGGCTCGTCCGCTCCCGCTCCGCTCGCCCTGCGCGATGTCCTTGAAGCGCTGCGCAAGGCCAAGGACGACAGCCGCGTCAAGGCAGTCGCGCTCGATCTCGACGGCTTCTCGGGCGGGCAGACGGTGGTCGCCGAACTCGGCGAAGGCCTCGACGAAGTGCGCCGCAGCGGCAAGCCGGTGCTCGCTTACGCCACCGGCTACGAAGACCGCGGCTACCAGCTTGCCGCCCACGCCAGCGAGATCTGGGTCAACCCGATGGGCGGCGTGCAGCTACGCGGGCCGGGCGGCAACAACCTGTATTTTGCCGGCCTGCTCGAAAAGCTCGGCGTTACCGCCAATGTCTTCAAGGTCGGCAAGTTCAAAAGCGCGGTGGAACCCTTCACGCGTTCCGACATGAGCCCCGAAGCGCGCGAGAATGCGCAGGCGCTCGCCTCCGCCCAGTTCGAAACCTGGCGCGACGATATCCGCAAGGCGCGGCCCAAGGCCAATGTCCACGCCTCGCTGCGCCAGCCGGTGCAGCTGGTGCAGGCGGCCGGCGGCGATTTCGCGGTCGCCTCGCAGCGCGCCGGGCTGGTCGACAAGGTCGCCGACCGCCGCGCCTTCGACGCCCGCCTCGCCGAACTCGGCGGCGCCGACGAGAAGCTTGCGGGCGGGTACAAGCGCATTCGCCTCGACCGCTACATCGCCGCCGAAGTCAGCGGCAAGCGCGGCACCGGCCCGATCGGAGTGGTGACGGTCGCCGGCAACATCGTCGACGGCAAGGCGCCGCTTGGCACCGCAGGTGGCGACAGCATCGCGGAATCGATCGAAAAGGGCCTGCGCGACGACAAGATCAAGGCGATCGTGGTCCGCATCGACAGCCCCGGGGGCTCGGCGCTCGCGTCCGAGCGCATTCGCCAAGCGCTGCTCGCCGCGCGTGAAAAGAAGATCCCGGTGGTCGCCTCGATGGGCAATGTCGCCGCGTCCGGCGGCTATTGGGTCGCCACCGCCGCCCAGCACATCGTCGCCGAACCTTCGACCATCACCGGCTCGATCGGCGTGTTCGGCATCCTGCCGAGCTTCCAGGGCAGCTTGAGCAAGCTCGGCATCAATGCCGACGGTGTCGCCACCACCCCACTGTCGGGCCAGCCCGACCTGTTCAAGGGCATTTCGCCCGAAGCCGGCCAGCTGATCCAGCTCGGGGTCGAAAGCACCTACGGCAAGTTCCTGTCCATCGTCGGCAAGGCCCGCGGCAAGACTCCGCAGCAGATCGACGCGATCGGCCAGGGCCGCGTGTGGTCGGGCGGCCAGGCGCGCCAGATCGGGCTGATCGACCAGTTCGGCGGTATGGAAGAAGCGGTCGCCAAGGCGGCCGAGCTCGCCGGGCTCGACGCCGACAATCGCGGGCTGACCTATCTCGAGCGCAAGCCTTCGTGGCGCTCCGAGCTTGCCGGCTTGCTGCGTGACGACAATGACGAGGCGAGCGAGACCGATGCTTTCGCCTCGCTCCGCACCGACCCCGAAGCGCTGGCCGCCTCGGTGTTGCAGCAGGCTGAACTGTTGCTCAGCGGCCCGACCATCCAGGCCCGCTGCCTCGAATGCGCGCCCGTCGAGGTTCGCCCGGCCGCCGCGACCCCGCCGGCCGGGTGGTTGGCACGGCTGTTCGCCTTGCTCTCGTAA